Proteins encoded in a region of the Pseudomonas putida genome:
- a CDS encoding asparaginase, which produces MIEHSSLPRLSIASLGGTVSMQAGAAGCGVAPTLDCEQQLLQVPQLREMAQLNVASLSLAPSASLGFAALLDVLVWARSEVERGAQAVILTQGTDSLEEAAYFLDLLWPFDAPLVMTGAMRSASQVGNDGPANLLAAAQVALAQGSRGRGVLVVMNDQVHCAARVRKMASLAMAAFESPGFGPSAEVVEGVVVYRHPPGRRAVLPLPGRTDQRVALLEACLDVDTALLQAVAPLGYEGLVIAGFGAGHVSGTWSDVLEHLAPTLPVIVATRTGRGPTARTTYGFAGSEIDLQRKGVQMAGHLCPRKCRILLWLLIGTERQHELQGWLAI; this is translated from the coding sequence ATGATTGAGCATTCAAGCCTGCCCAGGCTGTCGATCGCCAGTTTAGGGGGTACCGTCAGCATGCAGGCTGGGGCTGCTGGCTGTGGCGTGGCCCCAACCCTGGATTGTGAGCAGCAACTGCTTCAAGTCCCACAGTTGCGCGAAATGGCGCAGTTGAACGTTGCTTCATTGTCCCTGGCCCCCAGTGCATCGCTGGGATTCGCGGCGTTGTTGGATGTGCTGGTTTGGGCTCGTAGCGAGGTGGAGCGCGGTGCCCAGGCGGTGATCCTGACCCAAGGCACCGACAGCCTTGAGGAAGCGGCCTATTTCCTTGATCTGCTCTGGCCATTCGATGCACCGTTGGTGATGACCGGTGCCATGCGCTCGGCCAGCCAGGTGGGCAACGATGGCCCGGCCAACCTGCTGGCTGCGGCACAGGTTGCATTGGCACAAGGCAGCCGTGGGCGTGGTGTACTGGTGGTGATGAATGATCAGGTCCATTGCGCGGCAAGGGTTCGCAAGATGGCCAGCCTGGCGATGGCGGCTTTCGAGTCACCAGGCTTCGGCCCTTCGGCGGAAGTTGTAGAGGGTGTTGTGGTCTATCGCCATCCGCCAGGTCGTCGGGCTGTGCTGCCGTTACCGGGCCGAACCGACCAGCGCGTTGCCCTTCTGGAGGCTTGTCTGGATGTGGACACAGCGCTGCTGCAGGCTGTGGCTCCATTGGGCTATGAAGGGCTGGTCATTGCTGGTTTCGGTGCTGGGCACGTTTCCGGTACTTGGTCCGATGTGCTGGAGCATCTGGCGCCCACCTTGCCGGTCATTGTAGCCACCCGCACAGGTAGAGGCCCTACAGCCCGGACAACATACGGGTTTGCAGGCTCCGAGATCGACCTGCAGCGCAAAGGCGTGCAAATGGCCGGGCACCTCTGCCCGCGCAAGTGCCGCATCTTGCTTTGGCTGCTGATTGGCACCGAACGGCAGCATGAGTTGCAGGGCTGGTTGGCCATCTGA
- a CDS encoding nitrilase family protein gives MSEHSTPVSPVRIAVIQYDPQVGVEHSDGNLSKGLALARRAAREGANLIVLPELANTGYTFHSRAEAYAHAETLQEGRSLKAWAAFAREHRVYLAAGFTERDGLKLYDSAALFGPNGLLGHYRKAHLWNQEKLWFTPGNLGFPVFETPIGRIGLLICWDIWFPEVPRLMAAQGADIICSLNNWVWTPPPLFDEAGRCMASYLTMTAAHVNNVYIAAANRIGNERGGRFLGCSLIAGTNGWPIGEVASAQEEAILYADVDLSSARSAPIWNSLNDLQRDRRTDLYDASLGYRLHTPMPR, from the coding sequence ATGTCTGAACACAGCACCCCCGTCAGCCCTGTCCGTATTGCCGTCATCCAGTACGACCCTCAGGTCGGGGTCGAACACAGCGACGGCAATTTGAGCAAAGGCTTGGCACTGGCTCGACGCGCGGCGCGTGAAGGCGCCAATCTGATCGTGCTGCCCGAGCTGGCCAACACCGGCTATACCTTCCACTCCCGTGCCGAGGCCTACGCCCATGCCGAGACGTTGCAGGAGGGCCGCAGCCTGAAAGCCTGGGCAGCGTTCGCCAGAGAGCACCGGGTGTATCTGGCAGCGGGTTTCACCGAGCGTGATGGACTGAAGCTATACGACAGTGCCGCACTGTTCGGCCCCAACGGCCTGCTAGGGCATTACCGCAAGGCTCACCTATGGAACCAGGAGAAGCTCTGGTTCACCCCGGGCAACCTCGGGTTCCCTGTGTTCGAGACACCTATCGGTCGTATAGGCCTGTTGATCTGCTGGGATATCTGGTTCCCTGAAGTGCCGCGGCTTATGGCCGCACAAGGCGCCGACATCATTTGCAGTTTGAACAATTGGGTGTGGACTCCACCCCCCCTGTTCGACGAAGCAGGTCGTTGCATGGCCTCGTACCTGACCATGACCGCCGCGCACGTAAACAATGTCTACATTGCCGCCGCCAACCGTATCGGCAATGAACGGGGAGGGCGCTTTCTCGGTTGTTCATTGATCGCCGGTACCAATGGTTGGCCTATCGGGGAGGTTGCCAGTGCGCAGGAGGAGGCCATTCTGTATGCCGACGTCGACCTTAGCAGCGCGCGTTCAGCACCGATCTGGAACAGCCTCAACGACCTGCAGCGTGACCGCCGCACCGACCTCTATGATGCGTCGCTTGGCTATCGCCTGCATACGCCTATGCCACGCTGA
- a CDS encoding acetolactate synthase large subunit, whose translation MAKAADVVVQCLENEGVEYVFGIPGEENLDLLESLRKSKIKLVLTRHEQSAGFMAATYGRLTGKTGVSLSTLGPGATNLVTASAYAYLGGMPMMMITGQKPIKKSKQGRFQIIDVCGMMDPITKYTHQFASADNIPSRMREAFRLAEEEKPGAVHLELPEDIAAEQTDALPIPRSLHRRPLAEHVAIEAAVEKLLNARNPILVIGAGANRKMTAKVLKQLIDKTGIPFITTQMGKGVVDERHPRFLGNAALSSGDFVHRAVEAADLIINIGHDVIEKPPFFMVRGGTEVIHINFRSAEVDAVYFPQVEVIGDIANAVWQISEALNDTSHWDFTRLMAIREANEAQIAEGADDNRFPVYPQRLVADIRRVLPSEGIVALDNGIYKIWFARNYKAHKPNTVLLDNALATMGAGLPSAMAAHLVHPDRPVISVCGDGGFMMNSQELETAVRLGMHITVVILRDDGYGMIRWKQANMGFTDFGLDYGNPDFVKYAEAYGANGHRVESAEGLLPLLEHCIKTPGVHVIDCPVDYSENDRILNSELRERALAV comes from the coding sequence ATGGCCAAGGCCGCCGATGTCGTTGTGCAATGCCTGGAAAACGAAGGTGTCGAGTATGTATTCGGCATTCCTGGTGAGGAAAACCTCGACCTGCTCGAATCCCTGCGCAAGTCGAAGATCAAGCTGGTACTGACCCGTCACGAGCAGTCTGCAGGTTTCATGGCTGCCACCTACGGCCGCCTGACCGGCAAGACCGGCGTCAGCCTGTCGACCCTCGGCCCTGGCGCCACCAACCTGGTCACCGCCAGCGCCTATGCCTACCTGGGCGGCATGCCGATGATGATGATCACCGGGCAGAAGCCGATCAAGAAGTCCAAGCAGGGCCGCTTCCAGATCATTGACGTGTGCGGCATGATGGACCCCATCACCAAGTACACCCACCAGTTCGCCTCGGCCGACAACATCCCGTCGCGCATGCGCGAAGCCTTCCGCCTGGCCGAAGAAGAAAAGCCGGGGGCGGTACACCTGGAACTGCCAGAAGACATCGCCGCCGAGCAGACTGATGCACTGCCGATCCCGCGCAGCCTGCACCGCCGCCCGCTGGCCGAGCACGTGGCCATCGAAGCAGCCGTCGAGAAACTGCTGAACGCCCGTAACCCGATCCTGGTGATCGGCGCAGGCGCCAACCGCAAGATGACCGCCAAGGTCCTCAAGCAACTGATCGACAAGACCGGCATCCCGTTCATCACCACCCAGATGGGTAAAGGTGTGGTCGACGAGCGCCACCCGCGCTTCCTGGGCAACGCCGCGCTGTCGTCGGGTGACTTCGTTCACCGCGCCGTCGAAGCGGCCGACCTGATCATCAACATCGGCCACGACGTGATCGAGAAGCCGCCATTCTTCATGGTCCGTGGCGGCACCGAGGTCATTCACATCAACTTCCGCTCCGCTGAAGTCGATGCCGTGTACTTCCCGCAGGTTGAAGTGATCGGCGACATTGCCAACGCTGTTTGGCAGATCAGCGAAGCGCTGAACGACACGTCGCACTGGGACTTCACCCGCCTGATGGCCATTCGTGAAGCCAACGAAGCACAGATCGCCGAAGGTGCCGACGATAACCGCTTCCCGGTCTACCCGCAGCGCCTGGTGGCCGACATCCGTCGTGTACTGCCGTCCGAAGGCATCGTTGCCCTGGACAACGGCATCTACAAGATCTGGTTCGCCCGTAACTACAAGGCGCACAAGCCCAACACCGTGCTGCTGGACAACGCCCTGGCGACCATGGGCGCCGGCTTGCCATCGGCGATGGCCGCGCACCTGGTGCACCCGGACCGCCCGGTGATTTCGGTGTGCGGTGACGGTGGCTTTATGATGAACAGCCAGGAGCTGGAAACTGCGGTACGTCTGGGCATGCACATCACCGTGGTGATCCTGCGTGACGACGGCTATGGCATGATCCGCTGGAAGCAGGCCAACATGGGCTTCACCGATTTCGGCCTGGACTACGGCAACCCGGACTTCGTCAAATACGCCGAAGCCTATGGTGCCAATGGCCACCGCGTGGAAAGCGCCGAAGGCCTGCTGCCGCTGCTGGAACACTGCATCAAGACCCCAGGCGTGCACGTGATCGACTGCCCGGTCGACTACAGCGAGAACGACCGCATCCTCAACAGCGAGTTGCGTGAGCGCGCGCTGGCGGTATAA
- a CDS encoding formate/nitrite transporter family protein: MSDAQSEKTPGLSADEEQEVSHNQPPRAAVLHEIIRSQGDQELERTLAALWWSALAAGLSMGLSLMAMGLFYARLPEGDGAQVIASIGYSTGFLAVILARQQLFTENTLTAVLPVMTSPTLANFGRLLRLWGVVLLGNLAGTLLVAWVMLELPIFDSKTDVAFLEVGRKVMKNDISQMFAKGIVSGWMIATMVWMIPSMEHAKIWIILMITYLMALGDFTHIVVGSVEVSYLVWAGDETWRSFWLDFALPTLAGNIIGGSFIFALISHAQVRSDSGKPPSRLLDDDQAQPSPRRDEHK, encoded by the coding sequence ATGAGCGATGCGCAGAGCGAGAAAACCCCCGGCCTGTCTGCAGACGAAGAACAGGAGGTCAGCCACAACCAGCCGCCAAGGGCGGCAGTGCTGCATGAGATCATTCGCAGCCAAGGTGACCAGGAACTGGAGCGCACCCTGGCCGCGCTGTGGTGGTCGGCACTGGCCGCCGGCCTTTCCATGGGGCTGTCACTGATGGCCATGGGGCTGTTCTACGCCCGCCTGCCAGAAGGCGACGGTGCCCAGGTAATCGCCAGCATCGGCTATAGCACGGGCTTTCTTGCCGTGATCCTGGCCCGCCAGCAACTGTTTACCGAAAACACGCTCACTGCCGTGCTCCCCGTCATGACCTCCCCTACTCTGGCCAACTTCGGGCGCCTGCTTCGTCTATGGGGCGTGGTGTTGCTTGGCAATCTGGCCGGCACCCTGCTGGTGGCCTGGGTGATGCTGGAACTGCCGATCTTCGACAGCAAGACCGATGTCGCCTTCTTGGAGGTCGGCCGCAAGGTAATGAAGAACGATATCAGCCAGATGTTCGCCAAGGGCATCGTCTCGGGCTGGATGATCGCCACAATGGTCTGGATGATCCCGTCGATGGAACACGCCAAGATCTGGATCATCCTGATGATTACCTACCTGATGGCCCTTGGCGATTTCACTCATATAGTAGTGGGCTCGGTCGAAGTGTCCTACCTGGTCTGGGCTGGGGATGAAACCTGGCGAAGCTTCTGGCTGGATTTTGCCCTGCCGACGCTGGCGGGCAACATCATCGGCGGCAGCTTCATCTTCGCCCTGATCAGCCATGCCCAAGTGCGCAGTGACAGCGGCAAGCCGCCCTCGCGACTCCTGGACGACGACCAGGCTCAGCCCTCGCCCCGCAGGGACGAGCACAAATGA
- a CDS encoding MBL fold metallo-hydrolase — MKAFLLLGVLLMVPLANPAGEPAPQRDGRFHNQALLPQEGVLKKLRIGLKYLFLRKPPETRPATPISLQPMTRQQVLDAPDHSLWRLGHSTVLLKLRGRFFITDPVFAERASPVQWAGPLRFHAPPLGLDQLPPLAAVVLSHDHFDHLDEQAIRQLAPRTGVFLAPLGVGDRLINWGVEPAKVRQLDWWQESEVDGVRFVATPAQHFSGRGLLDSNRTLWASWVIVDEDVRVFFSGDTGYFEGFKQIGERFGPFDLTLIETGAYNVAWPAVHMQPEQSLQAHLDLRGRWMLPIHNGTFDLSIHGWQEPFERIVALANEAQVRLSTPQMGERVSLGSPHAGQNWWQPRPARQRGQGHERTVAAR, encoded by the coding sequence ATGAAGGCTTTCCTGTTGCTCGGAGTACTGCTGATGGTTCCTTTGGCCAACCCCGCCGGCGAGCCGGCGCCACAGCGGGACGGACGTTTTCACAACCAGGCATTGTTGCCGCAGGAAGGTGTACTGAAAAAGTTGCGCATTGGGCTAAAGTACCTGTTCTTGCGCAAACCGCCAGAAACCCGGCCAGCCACGCCGATCAGCCTGCAGCCCATGACCCGCCAGCAAGTGCTCGACGCCCCTGACCACAGCTTGTGGCGCCTGGGCCATTCCACGGTATTGCTCAAATTGCGTGGGCGTTTCTTCATTACCGACCCGGTCTTCGCCGAGCGGGCCTCTCCCGTGCAGTGGGCCGGCCCGTTGCGCTTCCATGCGCCACCGCTGGGGCTGGACCAGCTGCCGCCGCTGGCGGCGGTAGTGTTGTCGCACGACCACTTCGACCACCTTGATGAGCAGGCGATTCGCCAGTTGGCGCCGCGCACCGGGGTGTTCCTGGCGCCATTGGGTGTGGGCGACCGCTTGATCAACTGGGGCGTGGAGCCGGCGAAGGTGCGGCAACTGGACTGGTGGCAGGAGAGCGAAGTGGATGGCGTACGTTTCGTCGCCACCCCGGCACAGCATTTTTCCGGGCGCGGCTTGCTGGACAGTAACCGGACCTTGTGGGCGTCGTGGGTGATTGTCGATGAGGATGTGCGGGTGTTCTTCAGTGGCGATACTGGGTACTTCGAGGGGTTCAAGCAGATTGGCGAGCGCTTCGGGCCGTTTGACCTGACCCTGATAGAGACCGGTGCCTACAACGTGGCCTGGCCCGCTGTGCACATGCAGCCGGAGCAGAGCCTGCAGGCCCACCTGGATTTGCGCGGCCGCTGGATGCTACCGATTCACAACGGCACTTTCGACCTGTCCATCCATGGCTGGCAGGAGCCTTTCGAGCGTATTGTTGCGTTGGCCAATGAGGCTCAGGTGCGCCTGAGCACACCGCAGATGGGGGAACGGGTCAGCCTGGGCTCACCGCATGCCGGGCAGAACTGGTGGCAGCCGCGGCCCGCGCGCCAGCGGGGCCAAGGGCATGAGCGAACCGTAGCGGCGCGCTGA
- a CDS encoding diguanylate cyclase, whose protein sequence is MDNRSGKGLSFVKRIYLPRVIGLGIGLFSVMAAIAPLSPPTWAWLLVLFNGLLWPHIAYLWAARSAAPYQAEQRNLLLDSLMGGFWTAAMHFNPLPSVTVLSMMTMNNVAAGGKRMVFRGVLAQLAGMLVALLLLGPGLQLTATPLQVYACLPMLTLYPLALGWVCYQLAIKLGDHKRRLSALSLTDSLTGLLNHGAWKDLLLLKFQACKQQQGHAVIALIDIDHFKTINDTFGHVVGDCVLRQLSVELRRNLREGDQAGRYGGDEFCVILPDTSEAQACHAMERLREQVSSYRNPQLPHLRISLSIGLSPFEAGLESPEHWLEQADKALYTAKHAGRDQVNFARADAAALKLAYPD, encoded by the coding sequence ATGGACAACCGCAGCGGCAAAGGCCTTTCTTTCGTCAAGCGCATCTACCTGCCGCGTGTCATCGGCCTGGGCATCGGCCTGTTCAGTGTCATGGCGGCCATTGCGCCGCTGTCGCCACCCACCTGGGCATGGCTGCTGGTACTGTTCAATGGGCTGTTGTGGCCACACATCGCCTACCTGTGGGCTGCCCGCTCGGCAGCGCCGTACCAGGCAGAACAACGCAATTTGCTGCTGGATTCGCTAATGGGCGGGTTCTGGACCGCCGCCATGCACTTCAACCCGCTGCCCAGCGTGACCGTGCTGTCGATGATGACCATGAACAACGTCGCCGCCGGCGGCAAACGCATGGTCTTTCGCGGGGTGCTGGCGCAGCTGGCTGGCATGCTTGTCGCCCTTCTGCTGCTCGGCCCCGGCTTGCAACTGACCGCCACCCCCCTGCAGGTCTATGCCTGCCTGCCAATGCTCACGCTTTACCCGCTGGCCTTGGGCTGGGTGTGCTACCAGCTGGCGATCAAGCTGGGCGACCACAAGCGCCGGCTGAGCGCACTGAGCCTCACCGACAGCCTGACCGGGCTGCTCAACCACGGCGCCTGGAAAGACCTGCTGCTGCTCAAGTTCCAGGCCTGCAAGCAGCAACAGGGGCACGCGGTGATTGCCCTGATCGACATCGACCACTTCAAGACCATCAACGACACCTTCGGCCATGTGGTCGGCGACTGTGTCTTGCGCCAGCTCAGCGTCGAGCTGCGGCGCAACCTGCGCGAAGGCGACCAAGCCGGGCGTTACGGCGGCGACGAGTTCTGCGTGATCCTGCCCGATACCAGCGAAGCCCAGGCCTGTCATGCCATGGAGCGCCTGCGCGAGCAGGTTTCCAGCTACCGCAACCCACAGCTACCCCACTTGCGCATCAGCCTGAGTATCGGCCTGTCACCATTCGAGGCCGGCCTGGAGTCCCCGGAGCACTGGCTCGAACAGGCGGACAAGGCGCTGTACACCGCCAAGCACGCTGGCCGCGATCAAGTCAATTTTGCCCGCGCTGACGCTGCCGCGCTCAAGCTGGCCTATCCTGATTGA